From a region of the Leptidea sinapis chromosome 6, ilLepSina1.1, whole genome shotgun sequence genome:
- the LOC126964880 gene encoding calcineurin B homologous protein 1, with the protein MGNKSSLLLREEEIAQIQEETGFTPNQIERLYSRFTALDKNDCGTLSREDFLRIPELAINPLSERIVSAFFAESHDDRVNFLQFMRVLAHFRPIRKNRENKLNSREEKLRFAFSMYDLDNDGKISRDELLAILHMMVGVNISEEQLTSIAERTIIEADTNNDQMISFEEFSRALERTDVEQKMSIRFLN; encoded by the exons ATGGGTAACAAATCTTCGTTATTATTGCGAGAAGAAGAAATCGCTCAGATTCAAGAGGAAACTGGTT TTACTCCAAATCAAATTGAACGATTGTACTCACGATTCACTGCATTGGACAAAAATGACTGTGGCACACTCTCAAGAGAAGATTTCCTTAGAATACCAGAGCTTGCTATTAATCCACTTAGCGAGAGGATAGTATCTGCATTTTTTGCTGAGAGTCATGATGATAGAGTCAACTTTTTGCAATTTATGAGAGTATTGGCTCACTTTAGACCAATAAGAAAAAACAGGGAAAACAAGTTGAACAGCAGAGAGGAGAAGCTTAGAT TTGCATTTTCCATGTACGATTTGGACAATGATGGCAAGATTTCTAGGGATGAATTACTTGCTATTCTTCATATGATGGTTGGAGTAAATATaag TGAAGAGCAATTAACAAGCATTGCAGAAAGGACAATCATTGAAGCAGACACCAATAACGATCAGATGATATCATTTGAAGAGTTCAGTCGGGCTTTGGAACGAACTGATGTTGAACAAAAGATGTCGATCCGATTCCTCAATTGA